cGTGCAAATGCACTTTTCCCATTAGAATGTTTGGGTTCATTAGTATCATAATTAAAATCACAtccaaaaataatatttttttttaaatgtacTTTCATAATTCCTCTTGCTCCAATATAATTATCTTTAATTGTTAAACTATTATCACAAGAACATTCAAAAGACATATCTTGATATATAGTTGGTGGAATAAATGCTTTTCTTATTATTTCTGTAtctgtttcttttttttctattataacACCTTTTAAAATgtcttttaaattttcttcTTTTCCATTTATTCGAACTTTTTCAAAACATTGTTCAGGTCGAATTtctatacctttataattatcattattatttccttttggacatataaatgtaaatatttcaagcccttttgtaaattttacgcaatgttttatattattatcattataattttcttccTTCAAATTATTATCAATCACAATTTTGTTATTCATAAGTGTCACGTCTAGAGAATCCCTTGAAAAATCAcatatttctatattttgtatCATCCAAAAACtggaaaaaatatgcatagcTAGCCAAAAATATATCctcatcattatttattccaatttttttatgactCGGCAAggaaaaaattgttttttttctgacTGTTAATATGCACACATGCACatagtattattataatatagaGACACACATAACTGAACAATGTTATTTGTTGCCTCTGTGAAATATCTGTATATGCTTTCTTActtttttgaataaataaaGCCCTTATTAATTCAGCTATTCggttttgtttattttgtttattttgtttattttgtttatcttgtttattttgtttatcttgtttattttgtttatcttgtttattttgtttatcttgcttattttgtttattttttatttttttaatttcgcAATTACATGTACAAAATAAGccaatttgtttttttgtaataatgaaaaaaaaaaattattatatataacacgaaatattataacaatatttttttatggcACATTTTTTACCACATAAAacttatattatattgaaaattcaatttaaaaaaaaaaaaaaaaaaaggagagtgttataaaaatgtcaacttattatatattttctcaaATATATAAGAATTAAAATTACAacataatattaaaatagagATTTCTCATgaaatgttttaaaattattatatcagAAAATGCTACCTATATATAGCTGTCAATTATTTTGATGTAATAAATAAGACGGGGAATCAGTACTgaatacaaaaattaagCAAAAATTAAGcaaaaattaaacaaaaaatgtaagaaaaaaattaaacattTCAATGATGTagaaataacaaaattttaTTGCCCCATATGAgcatatattcattttttataaaataagtcAAATATTGCTAAGACGAAAAACAAGAATTCAAGTCATAGCAGACGTAATGAAATGAGCCcccaaaatataaaataaatataaaataaatataaatgaatataaataaatataaatgaatataaatgaatatatttatttgtacattttatattattattattattattattattttttttttttttttaacaccAAGTTCAATATATTGTTAAAGGGAGTATTTTATGTTCCctttgttatttattttatttaaatacatTCCTATTTATacaaagaaaaaattaaaaaaatcccaaaaaaattgtttatttgTGTGAATaacaattaataatatatatgacaCATCAtccttttcattattttggggacaaaaaaaaaatcactaaaataaatatgtatgcTCTATAAAAGGTGGGGGCAACTGAGCtaccattattactatacaatttgagaaaaaaaaaaaatacataaaaatggtaaactTTGTTTATGCAGCTAATTAGTACTATTAGGAAAAATTGTAAAGgcaaaaaaaatcatataataaataaatatatacattattccCAATATATGATAGATCAgaacaatatataaatatatatatgtatatattatatatatatatattatatatgcatatatttttatgttataaGCTATTTCGGTGATAAAGCTACGATGTtgtgttattatatttttcccaaatttatttaaacgAATATCAAagcttttaaaatattttctattaaataatgataaacataaatgaaaattttgtatttttttttacttaatgtttatattatcatttttactATCATTTTGATCGTTGTCATTTTTGTGCATATAAATTTAGTCCaagatttataaaaatatttaaccccatatttttatttttcccaaataatataatttatcattatttttaatttataaaatattgcatacattatatacatttttgaacaatacaaaatttttttttttttcgaggATTTGTTTATATGCAATATTTCAGTTTTatcacaaaaataaataaataaaaataaataactagCTTTGATTGTTTTTCCCTTAAAAGGAATTATTTTCTCTTAAAggaattattaattttttctatttttcaatatatgataaaaatgctaatataaaatttatacatatgaACGATAgctattaatttaattaacaTTCAATAAATATtagttaattttttatttgcattGTTTGTACATGTATATTTggatatataattattatagaGATATAtcgaacaaaaaaaaaaacatgctCAAACCACAACATGTTTTAAAGGGCTAAGAAAATATTGGAACGTTATGCCACCCAATTTATCACAAAGGAAAGAAAGATACAAATTTGTATAAACTTGAAAAGGTTGAAAAGGTTGAAAAGGCTGAAAAGGTTGAGAAAAGCTGATAAAGTTGAAAAGGCTGAAAAGGTTGAGAAAAGCTGATAAAGTTGAAAAGGCTGAAAAAGttgagaaaagctaaaaaagcTGATAAAGTTGATAAAGCTGAAAAAAGCTGAAAAAATTGCGAAACATACCTtttcttatttatttaatctgatatatataacattttcaaaATGAAGGAAACTAATTTATATCGATTCAAAGATATCAAGCCCGTGGTAAGTGCCAAGGAATTGGTAGATGTTGTTTTGTCAAGGACACAAAGAAAAACGCCAACAGAAATACATAAGGGGTTTAAAATAACAAGAATAagaaatttttatatgagAAAAGTTAAAATGTGCCAAGAATTATTTAAAGATAAATTa
This sequence is a window from Plasmodium yoelii strain 17X genome assembly, chromosome: 1. Protein-coding genes within it:
- a CDS encoding 6-cysteine protein, which gives rise to MMRIYFWLAMHIFSSFWMIQNIEICDFSRDSLDVTLMNNKIVIDNNLKEENYNDNNIKHCVKFTKGLEIFTFICPKGNNNDNYKGIEIRPEQCFEKVRINGKEENLKDILKGVIIEKKETDTEIIRKAFIPPTIYQDMSFECSCDNSLTIKDNYIGARGIMKVHLKKNIIFGCDFNYDTNEPKHSNGKSAFARFYDKKIIVNSNKNIICNTQVNSKEVYLGLVCPEGYEIYPENCFENILFENKVIKISELIKHDIKLHIEKNKNISFASFILNSNENPKSFSCHCIKNNDNSFPLIANITFANYESYSFNFYATYFILIFIFLISYI